Proteins from one Ranitomeya variabilis isolate aRanVar5 chromosome 1, aRanVar5.hap1, whole genome shotgun sequence genomic window:
- the LOC143783835 gene encoding kelch-like ECH-associated protein 1A isoform X1: MLCSRKKKASLKHSTTIAVPSMKGHGYLDYTIENHSSKAFEKMDELRKNNQLCDVLLKVIYNGQEEHFPVHKIVLASCSSFFRAMFTNNFRECYAKEVTIKDICPIVMQRLIEFAYTSRITVGEKCVLHVLLAAMRYQMEDVAKACSDFLMKHLEPCNVIGISNFAEQIGCTELHKKGREYINNHFSEVIKEEEFLNLSHCELLDLVSQESLNVLCETEVYNACVRWMQWDLSNRAQYFNVLLNAVHIYALPPKFLAVQLKQCPILNKENSCRMYLSKIFQEMSLHKPLPPAKVRGNQLIYVAGGYLHNSLSSMDAFNPQTGEWIKLANMLEPRSGLGACIVSGLFYTVGGRNHSSTDNTDSHSLACFNPLNNQWTLKTSMHVPRNRVGVAEIDGAIYAVGGSSGSEHHRSVERYDPEMNQWTFVNSMHVARIGAGITSCRGLLYAVGGFDGENRLNTVECYHPENDRWCFVTPMKTIRSGAGVVCLDNYLYAIGGYDGNIQLNTVERYNIDHDYWESVAPMKHKRSAHGLAVHQGKIYALGGFNADGFLSSVECFCPKSNTWTEVAEMLVGCSGMGVAVTMEPCPNIDKDLEENS; this comes from the exons ATGTTATGTTCAAGAAAGAAGAAAGCCAGTCTTAAGCACTCTACAACAATAGCAGTCCCATCTATGAAAGGTCATGGCTACCTTGATTACACCATTGAAAACCATTCTTCCAAAGCTTTTGAAAAGATGGATGAACTTCGAAAGAACAATCAACTGTGTGATGTCCTTTTAAAAGTAATTTATAATGGGCAAGAAGAACACTTCCCTGTGCATAAGATTGTCCTGGCATCTTGCAGCTCGTTTTTTAGAGCTATGTTTACCAACAACTTTCGTGAGTGCTACGCCAAGGAAGTCACCATCAAGGATATATGCCCCATAGTAATGCAGAGGCTGATAGAATTTGCCTATACATCAAGGATAACGGTTGGGGAAAAGTGTGTCTTACATGTGCTCTTAGCTGCAATGAGATACCAAATGGAGGACGTGGCAAAGGCTTGCAGTGACTTTCTCATGAAACATCTTGAGCCCTGCAATGTCATTGGAATCTCCAACTTTGCTGAGCAAATAGGATGTACAGAATTACATAAAAAAGGAAGAGAATATATCAATAATCACTTTAGTGAG GTTATAAAGGAGGAGGAGTTTTTAAATCTTTCTCATTGTGAACTATTGGACTTGGTCAGTCAAGAAAGTCTGAATGTTCTCTGTGAGACAGAAGTGTACAATGCCTGTGTAAGATGGATGCAGTGGGATTTGAGCAACAGAGCCCAGTACTTTAATGTCCTGCTAAATGCCGTTCATATTTATGCTCTACCGCCAAAGTTCCTGGCAGTTCAGCTAAAGCAATGTCCAATTCTGAACAAGGAGAATTCATGCAGGATGTATCTATCTAAGATTTTCCAAGAAATGTCCTTACACAAGCCTCTCCCACCAGCAAAGGTACGAGGCAACCAACTAATCTACGTTGCTGGTGGCTACCTTCATAACTCACTGAGTTCAATGGATGCCTTTAATCCACAGACTGGAGAGTGGATTAAGCTGGCTAACATGCTTGAACCAAGGAGTGGTCTTGGAGCTTGTATCGTCAGTGGTTTGTTCTATACTGTGGGTGGGAGGAATCATTCCTCAACAGACAATACAGACTCACATTCTTTAGCTTGCTTCAATCCATTAAACAATCAATGGACATTAAAAACTTCAATGCATGTTCCCAGAAACCGAGTTGGAGTTGCCGAAATTGATGGTGCCATTTATGCGGTAGGAGGATCATCTGGATCTGAACATCACAGAAGTGTTGAAAG GTACGATCCGGAAATGAACCAGTGGACATTTGTAAATTCCATGCATGTTGCACGAATTGGGGCTGGAATAACCTCATGTCGTGGACTTTTGTATGCAGTTGGTGGGTTTGATGGAGAAAACCGACTGAACACTGTAGAATGTTATCACCCAGAAAATGATAGATGGTGTTTTGTCACACCAATGAAAACTATTCGAAGTGGCGCAG GAGTTGTGTGTCTGGACAATTATTTATATGCTATTGGAGGATATGATGGCAATATTCAGCTAAATACTGTAGAACGGTACAACATAGACCATGATTACTGGGAATCAGTGGCACCAATGAAACACAAAAGGAGTGCACATGGTCTGGCTGTACACCAAGGAAAAATTTATGCTCTTG GTGGTTTTAATGCAGACGGTTTTCTTTCTTCAGTAGAATGTTTTTGCCCAAAAAGCAACACATGGACAGAAGTGGCCGAAATGCTCGTAGGGTGCAGCGGTATGGGAGTAGCAGTAACCATGGAACCCTGTCCAAATATTGACAAAGACCTTGAAGAAAATTCATGA
- the LOC143783835 gene encoding kelch-like ECH-associated protein 1A isoform X2, translating to MLCSRKKKASLKHSTTIAVPSMKGHGYLDYTIENHSSKAFEKMDELRKNNQLCDVLLKVIYNGQEEHFPVHKIVLASCSSFFRAMFTNNFRECYAKEVTIKDICPIVMQRLIEFAYTSRITVGEKCVLHVLLAAMRYQMEDVAKACSDFLMKHLEPCNVIGISNFAEQIGCTELHKKGREYINNHFSEVIKEEEFLNLSHCELLDLVSQESLNVLCETEVYNACVRWMQWDLSNRAQYFNVLLNAVHIYALPPKFLAVQLKQCPILNKENSCRMYLSKIFQEMSLHKPLPPAKVRGNQLIYVAGGYLHNSLSSMDAFNPQTGEWIKLANMLEPRSGLGACIVSGLFYTVGGRNHSSTDNTDSHSLACFNPLNNQWTLKTSMHVPRNRVGVAEIDGAIYAVGGSSGSEHHRSVERYDPEMNQWTFVNSMHVARIGAGITSCRGLLYAVGGFDGENRLNTVECYHPENDRWCFVTPMKTIRSGAVWFQNFAQT from the exons ATGTTATGTTCAAGAAAGAAGAAAGCCAGTCTTAAGCACTCTACAACAATAGCAGTCCCATCTATGAAAGGTCATGGCTACCTTGATTACACCATTGAAAACCATTCTTCCAAAGCTTTTGAAAAGATGGATGAACTTCGAAAGAACAATCAACTGTGTGATGTCCTTTTAAAAGTAATTTATAATGGGCAAGAAGAACACTTCCCTGTGCATAAGATTGTCCTGGCATCTTGCAGCTCGTTTTTTAGAGCTATGTTTACCAACAACTTTCGTGAGTGCTACGCCAAGGAAGTCACCATCAAGGATATATGCCCCATAGTAATGCAGAGGCTGATAGAATTTGCCTATACATCAAGGATAACGGTTGGGGAAAAGTGTGTCTTACATGTGCTCTTAGCTGCAATGAGATACCAAATGGAGGACGTGGCAAAGGCTTGCAGTGACTTTCTCATGAAACATCTTGAGCCCTGCAATGTCATTGGAATCTCCAACTTTGCTGAGCAAATAGGATGTACAGAATTACATAAAAAAGGAAGAGAATATATCAATAATCACTTTAGTGAG GTTATAAAGGAGGAGGAGTTTTTAAATCTTTCTCATTGTGAACTATTGGACTTGGTCAGTCAAGAAAGTCTGAATGTTCTCTGTGAGACAGAAGTGTACAATGCCTGTGTAAGATGGATGCAGTGGGATTTGAGCAACAGAGCCCAGTACTTTAATGTCCTGCTAAATGCCGTTCATATTTATGCTCTACCGCCAAAGTTCCTGGCAGTTCAGCTAAAGCAATGTCCAATTCTGAACAAGGAGAATTCATGCAGGATGTATCTATCTAAGATTTTCCAAGAAATGTCCTTACACAAGCCTCTCCCACCAGCAAAGGTACGAGGCAACCAACTAATCTACGTTGCTGGTGGCTACCTTCATAACTCACTGAGTTCAATGGATGCCTTTAATCCACAGACTGGAGAGTGGATTAAGCTGGCTAACATGCTTGAACCAAGGAGTGGTCTTGGAGCTTGTATCGTCAGTGGTTTGTTCTATACTGTGGGTGGGAGGAATCATTCCTCAACAGACAATACAGACTCACATTCTTTAGCTTGCTTCAATCCATTAAACAATCAATGGACATTAAAAACTTCAATGCATGTTCCCAGAAACCGAGTTGGAGTTGCCGAAATTGATGGTGCCATTTATGCGGTAGGAGGATCATCTGGATCTGAACATCACAGAAGTGTTGAAAG GTACGATCCGGAAATGAACCAGTGGACATTTGTAAATTCCATGCATGTTGCACGAATTGGGGCTGGAATAACCTCATGTCGTGGACTTTTGTATGCAGTTGGTGGGTTTGATGGAGAAAACCGACTGAACACTGTAGAATGTTATCACCCAGAAAATGATAGATGGTGTTTTGTCACACCAATGAAAACTATTCGAAGTGGCGCAG TTTGGTTCCAGAACTTtgcccaaacttga